In Mercenaria mercenaria strain notata chromosome 14, MADL_Memer_1, whole genome shotgun sequence, the following are encoded in one genomic region:
- the LOC123556600 gene encoding uncharacterized protein LOC123556600, with product MHPENYDDEAFFQPDYDDFDSYNQPRPNLRVQIDAEDVSDSDLSYRQNQDNFVQDKNMSQNMLNAMFGGDSKENTDPSDTEWSMPKLKSVVKGDPIVSSLASLINTACTSQCDVEDMMLKYNVPQNCDKLCPPLINSEIWKILDKKPKSYDRMLVEIQNLVATGVTSIIKLVDLLKEVMSKNDDAKRTVSDALTLFGQVQYHLSLRRRYLLRPNLKKKYRNLCSQSTPISSQLFGDDIAKEIKNCDAGISISSRIDQFSRPFIRGRGSFRGNRGRRFHPYGGYASNQPQSTDTYYQPWQSRAMYRRGARGRGRPSATVTSPNEQN from the coding sequence ATGCACCCAGAAAACTATGATGATGAAGCTTTTTTTCAGCCAGATTATGACGATTTTGACAGTTATAATCAACCTAGACCAAATTTAAGGGTACAAATAGATGCGGAGGATGTTTCAGACTCTGATTTGTCTTACAGGCAAAACCAAGATAATTTTGTACAAGATAAAAACATGtcacaaaatatgttaaatgcaaTGTTTGGGGGTGATTCAAAAGAAAACACTGATCCTTCTGATACTGAATGGTCCATGCCAAAACTAAAATCTGTGGTCAAGGGTGACCCAATTGTTTCATCGTTAGCCTCTTTAATCAATACTGCTTGTACCTCACAGTGTGATGTAGAGGATATGATGTTGAAATATAACGTCCCTCAAAATTGTGACAAGTTGTGTCCACCTTTGATAAATTCTGAAATTTGGAAAATTCTCGATAAGAAGCCCAAAAGTTATGATAGAATGCTAGTTGAGATACAAAATCTGGTTGCGACAGGTGTTACCTCTATTATAAAGTTGGTAGATTTACTGAAAGAGGTTATGTCGAAAAATGATGATGCAAAACGAACTGTATCTGATGCATTGACCTTATTTGGTCAGGTTCAGTATCATTTATCACTTCGTAGAAGGTATCTATTGAgaccaaatttaaagaaaaaatatagaaatctgTGCAGTCAGAGTACGCCTATCTCATCGCAATTGTTCGGAGACGACATagctaaagaaattaaaaattgtgATGCTGGTATTTCTATTTCTTCTCGTATAGATCAGTTTAGTAGACCTTTTATTAGGGGTAGAGGCTCCTTCAGAGGAAACAGGGGTCGTCGTTTTCACCCTTATGGCGGCTATGCCTCTAACCAGCCACAGAGTACAGATACATACTACCAGCCGTGGCAGTCTAGAGCTATGTATAGGCGTGGTGCTAGAGGTCGGGGAAGGCCAAGTGCAACAGTAACATCCCCAAACGAACAGAATTGA